The following proteins are encoded in a genomic region of Acidobacteriota bacterium:
- a CDS encoding insulinase family protein has translation MKYVKALLPLTYLLFVVCLVQGQTLKVDYEKFTLPNGLDVIFHVDRSDPVVAVSITAHVGSAREKAGRTGFAHLFEHLLFLESENLGKGGLDKMSARIGGSGANGSTSRDKTNYLQTVPKDALEKMLWAEADKLGWFINTVTDDVLAKEKQVVKNEKRQSVDNNPYGHTSYVVDKAMFPADHPYNWQIIGSLEDLDNAKLEDVKEFFRRWYVPNNVTLVIAGDFDTVQAKKWVEKYFSEIKRGSEDIKPQPKRPGVVAETVKFYHEDNFANVPELTMAWPTVEEYNPDSYALDVLANYLSRGKKAPFYKVLVEENKLAPNVNTGNYTSELAGNFELSVRAFSDKDLDEVAAAAAEAFVRFEKEGIAEKDLNRIKAGQETQFYASLSNVLGKGAQLAQCNIFAGDPGCIEKDIKNILAVTPADVMRVYEKYIKGKNYVATSFVPKGKAALALDGSKKAEVVEEKIVAGAEQEVDPTAAAKYERTPSSFDRSIEPPYGPSPEVKIPTIWEDKLSNGIRVYGIENQEVPLVQFEIVVDGGQLLDDINKVGAANLMARLMTQGTAKRTPQELEEAIQQLGAAINVNAGTEDVRIGVTTLAKNYDATLTLVEEILLEPRWDVKEFDLLKQSTLSAIRQQQANPNAIAGQKFNEIVYGKDNIRSRNILGTVESVNAITVDDLKAFYAKAMSPKMARVHVVGSLGSAKIVGSLNSLNKRWKGGAVKIPVYRTPAAPSRSQLYFYDIPDAKQSVLRIGYPALAATDADYYPAVVTNYILGGGGFASQLTQELRETKGYTYGITSQFTGSTSPGPFVIGSGVRSNVTFESLALIKKIVEEFGKNYSDKDLETTQSFLIKSNARAFETAGAKLNMLENISKYGWKYDYVKGREQIVKGMTVNKIKELSAKYLNAERMFWFVAGDAKTQLPRLKELGFGEPTIIQK, from the coding sequence ATGAAATACGTAAAGGCTTTGCTGCCATTAACTTATCTTCTGTTCGTCGTGTGTTTGGTCCAGGGACAGACACTAAAAGTCGATTACGAGAAATTCACCTTGCCGAATGGCCTTGATGTGATCTTTCATGTTGACCGCAGCGATCCTGTCGTCGCAGTTTCGATCACGGCTCATGTCGGATCTGCCCGTGAAAAGGCGGGACGCACGGGATTTGCGCATTTATTTGAACACCTTTTGTTCCTTGAGTCGGAGAATTTGGGCAAAGGCGGACTCGACAAAATGTCAGCGAGGATCGGCGGTTCCGGAGCGAACGGTTCGACAAGCCGCGACAAGACGAACTATCTTCAGACAGTTCCGAAAGACGCACTTGAGAAAATGCTCTGGGCCGAAGCCGACAAGCTTGGTTGGTTCATCAATACGGTGACAGACGACGTCCTTGCCAAAGAAAAGCAGGTCGTAAAAAACGAAAAGCGCCAGAGCGTTGATAATAATCCATACGGGCACACGTCGTATGTCGTTGACAAGGCAATGTTTCCAGCGGACCATCCGTACAATTGGCAGATCATCGGTTCGCTCGAAGACCTCGATAACGCCAAGCTGGAAGACGTAAAGGAATTCTTCCGCCGATGGTACGTGCCCAATAACGTGACGCTTGTGATTGCCGGCGATTTTGATACCGTGCAGGCGAAAAAATGGGTCGAAAAGTATTTCAGCGAGATCAAACGCGGCAGTGAAGACATCAAGCCACAACCGAAACGGCCGGGCGTCGTTGCCGAAACGGTCAAGTTTTATCACGAGGACAACTTCGCAAATGTGCCTGAGCTTACAATGGCATGGCCCACTGTCGAGGAATACAATCCTGACTCATACGCATTGGACGTACTGGCAAACTACCTTTCACGCGGGAAAAAGGCGCCGTTCTACAAGGTCTTGGTCGAAGAAAATAAGCTTGCTCCAAATGTGAATACCGGCAACTATACGTCTGAACTCGCTGGTAATTTCGAGTTGTCCGTCAGGGCGTTTTCAGACAAAGACCTCGACGAAGTTGCTGCCGCGGCGGCCGAAGCATTTGTTCGATTTGAGAAAGAAGGTATCGCCGAAAAGGACCTTAATCGGATCAAGGCAGGCCAGGAGACACAGTTTTATGCATCGCTTTCAAATGTTTTGGGCAAAGGAGCGCAGCTTGCCCAGTGCAATATCTTCGCTGGCGATCCGGGCTGTATCGAGAAGGACATCAAAAATATCCTTGCCGTCACGCCTGCCGACGTGATGCGGGTTTATGAAAAGTACATAAAGGGTAAGAATTACGTTGCAACAAGCTTTGTTCCCAAAGGAAAAGCCGCTTTAGCTCTCGACGGCTCCAAAAAGGCAGAAGTTGTAGAGGAAAAGATCGTTGCCGGGGCCGAACAAGAAGTCGATCCGACAGCAGCCGCCAAGTATGAACGGACGCCTTCGTCATTCGACCGCAGTATCGAGCCGCCGTACGGACCGAGTCCGGAGGTCAAAATTCCGACAATTTGGGAGGACAAACTCTCGAACGGAATACGAGTCTATGGGATCGAAAATCAAGAGGTTCCGCTCGTACAGTTTGAGATCGTGGTTGACGGCGGCCAACTCCTTGACGACATTAACAAGGTTGGAGCAGCCAATTTGATGGCACGACTGATGACGCAGGGAACCGCGAAAAGGACACCTCAGGAACTTGAAGAGGCAATACAACAACTTGGAGCCGCTATCAACGTGAACGCGGGAACCGAGGATGTTCGGATCGGCGTAACTACGCTTGCTAAGAATTACGACGCAACGCTCACTCTGGTAGAGGAAATACTGCTCGAACCGCGTTGGGACGTAAAAGAATTCGATCTGCTTAAACAAAGCACGCTGAGTGCGATCCGTCAGCAGCAGGCCAATCCGAATGCTATCGCAGGGCAGAAATTTAATGAAATTGTCTATGGAAAGGACAATATTCGCAGCCGCAATATTTTGGGAACGGTCGAATCGGTAAATGCGATCACGGTCGATGACCTAAAAGCATTCTACGCCAAGGCGATGTCGCCAAAGATGGCACGAGTCCACGTCGTCGGATCTCTCGGTAGTGCAAAGATCGTCGGCTCGCTCAATTCGTTGAATAAACGTTGGAAAGGCGGAGCAGTCAAGATCCCTGTTTACCGGACGCCCGCTGCACCGTCGAGATCGCAGTTATATTTTTATGACATTCCGGATGCCAAGCAGTCGGTATTGCGGATCGGTTATCCGGCCCTGGCGGCGACGGATGCCGATTACTATCCCGCAGTCGTGACGAACTATATTCTTGGAGGCGGCGGTTTTGCGTCGCAATTGACGCAGGAACTCCGCGAAACAAAGGGCTACACCTACGGAATTACCTCGCAATTCACCGGCAGTACGAGTCCGGGGCCATTTGTGATCGGCAGCGGCGTGCGGAGCAATGTGACGTTCGAATCGCTTGCGTTGATCAAGAAGATCGTGGAGGAGTTTGGTAAGAATTACTCAGATAAGGATCTCGAAACGACTCAGAGCTTCCTGATAAAGAGCAACGCCCGAGCATTTGAGACGGCAGGTGCAAAGCTCAATATGCTCGAGAATATCAGCAAATACGGCTGGAAATACGACTACGTCAAAGGCCGTGAACAGATAGTCAAAGGCATGACGGTCAACAAGATAAAGGAGCTTTCGGCGAAATATCTAAACGCTGAAAGAATGTTCTGGTTCGTCGCCGGCGACGCGAAGACACAGCTTCCGCGACTCAAAGAATTGGGTTTTGGCGAGCCGACCATAATTCAAAAATAG
- a CDS encoding glycoside hydrolase family 47 protein: MFRKLLITLSIICGLAFSGLCQQTDKKQMADKVKAEFLHAWNGYKKHCWGHDDLKPISKTCRDWYGQSILMTPVDSLDSLYLLGFKKEADETREYIVKNLSFDQDISVQNFEITIRILGGLLSSYQMTGDKRLLALADDLGTRLLPVFNSPTRLPYKNVNLKTGKTSGEVSNPAETGTLLIEFGTLSKLTNKPIYYEKAKRALIETYKRRSPIGLVGTNINVETGKWTNTDSHVSAEIDSYYEYLLKAAVLFNDQDCRNMWEDAISKVHSYLADESDDLSKINRTGATKTGDLWYGHADMNTGKRTATTTGALDAFFPGLLAMDGDLNRAKMLQDSMFKMWNVHGVEPEVYNYKTGKVEHGGYPLRPEIVESTYILYQYTRDSKYLAMGKQMFEDFVKHCRTDVAYAGLKNVETKEKTDYMHSFVLAETFKYFYLLFAPEKTLDFTGIVFNTEAHPIRKTWK; this comes from the coding sequence ATGTTTAGAAAACTGCTCATCACTCTTTCAATAATCTGTGGGTTGGCTTTCTCGGGCCTTTGCCAGCAAACCGACAAAAAACAGATGGCCGACAAGGTCAAAGCGGAGTTTCTCCATGCGTGGAATGGCTATAAGAAGCATTGCTGGGGTCATGATGATCTGAAACCGATATCGAAAACTTGCCGTGATTGGTATGGCCAGTCGATATTGATGACGCCGGTCGATTCGTTGGACTCATTGTATTTGCTAGGTTTCAAGAAGGAAGCCGACGAAACACGCGAATACATCGTCAAAAATCTTTCCTTTGATCAGGATATCTCTGTTCAGAATTTTGAGATCACGATACGGATCTTGGGCGGGCTGCTTTCGAGCTATCAGATGACGGGCGACAAACGTTTGCTTGCTCTCGCGGACGACCTGGGCACGCGTCTGCTGCCTGTTTTCAATTCGCCGACCAGATTGCCGTACAAGAACGTAAACCTGAAAACAGGCAAGACGAGCGGCGAGGTTTCGAATCCTGCGGAAACCGGCACGCTGCTGATCGAATTTGGCACATTGAGCAAACTAACGAACAAGCCGATCTATTACGAGAAGGCGAAGCGGGCACTTATTGAAACTTACAAGCGACGCTCACCCATCGGTTTGGTCGGCACCAATATCAATGTCGAAACAGGCAAATGGACAAATACGGACAGCCACGTTTCCGCAGAGATCGATTCGTATTACGAGTATCTGCTCAAGGCGGCGGTCCTTTTCAACGATCAGGATTGCCGCAACATGTGGGAGGACGCGATTTCCAAGGTCCATTCTTATTTGGCTGATGAAAGTGATGACCTGAGCAAGATAAATCGCACTGGTGCTACAAAAACGGGCGATCTATGGTACGGCCACGCAGATATGAACACCGGCAAGCGGACCGCAACAACGACCGGTGCCCTCGATGCATTTTTCCCGGGACTGCTCGCAATGGATGGCGACTTGAATCGGGCAAAAATGCTGCAGGATTCTATGTTCAAAATGTGGAATGTTCACGGTGTCGAACCTGAGGTATATAATTACAAGACCGGCAAGGTCGAGCACGGCGGCTATCCTCTGCGGCCCGAGATCGTTGAATCGACGTACATTCTTTATCAGTACACGCGAGATTCGAAATACCTCGCGATGGGCAAACAGATGTTTGAGGATTTTGTAAAACACTGCCGCACTGACGTTGCCTATGCTGGGCTTAAGAACGTCGAAACAAAAGAAAAGACCGATTACATGCACAGCTTTGTGCTGGCAGAGACGTTCAAGTACTTCTATCTGTTGTTTGCACCCGAAAAGACGCTGGATTTTACGGGTATCGTGTTCAATACCGAGGCACATCCGATCCGGAAGACTTGGAAATAG
- a CDS encoding NAD-dependent epimerase/dehydratase family protein has protein sequence MAKTKAPAKSERSEKRILITGGTGFLGTHIVRNFLAYGETNLKVMASRVPEWMKDAGVKAVEGSVTDRDDVAKACKNVSAIFHLAGKVSRDNDDAASMNKIHLEGTRLLCEAATEAGVQTMVLASSSGTIAVNEDEQPVDETYPQPIESLTSWAYYASKYYQERAALENFNSPGQKLVIMNPSLLLGPDDERLSSTKPVLDFLGRKIPYCPSGGLNFVDARDAAAAFISAVEKGRHQEKYLLGAANMTFEQFFGRLERLSGVSSPMLKVPKKLAMAGSSFISSIYKNWGKASPVMPNEVEQAEYFWYFDSTKAEEELGFAPRDPQETLQDTINYLRENVLGGGVFK, from the coding sequence ATGGCGAAGACAAAAGCACCAGCAAAATCCGAAAGGTCAGAGAAGCGGATACTCATCACCGGCGGGACCGGATTTTTAGGCACGCACATCGTTCGAAATTTTCTCGCATATGGCGAGACGAATCTGAAAGTGATGGCGTCCCGAGTACCGGAGTGGATGAAAGACGCGGGCGTTAAGGCCGTCGAAGGCTCGGTGACCGATCGCGACGATGTTGCAAAGGCCTGTAAGAATGTGTCAGCGATCTTTCACCTGGCGGGAAAAGTGTCTCGTGACAACGACGATGCTGCGTCGATGAACAAGATACATCTCGAAGGCACGCGATTGCTGTGCGAAGCTGCAACCGAAGCCGGCGTCCAGACAATGGTGCTGGCGTCGTCGAGCGGTACTATCGCCGTCAACGAAGATGAACAGCCAGTAGATGAGACCTACCCGCAGCCGATCGAAAGTTTGACGAGCTGGGCATATTACGCATCGAAATATTACCAAGAACGTGCAGCGTTAGAAAATTTCAATTCCCCGGGGCAGAAGTTGGTGATAATGAATCCGTCATTATTGCTCGGACCGGATGACGAGCGATTGAGTTCGACCAAACCGGTGCTTGATTTTCTCGGTCGAAAGATACCATATTGTCCGAGCGGCGGTTTAAATTTCGTTGACGCTCGCGATGCGGCCGCGGCTTTCATTTCGGCCGTCGAAAAAGGCCGACATCAGGAAAAATACCTTCTTGGTGCAGCCAATATGACCTTTGAGCAGTTTTTCGGACGTCTCGAGCGATTGTCCGGCGTATCATCTCCGATGTTGAAGGTGCCGAAAAAGCTGGCGATGGCCGGCTCTAGCTTTATCAGCTCAATTTATAAAAATTGGGGCAAAGCGTCACCCGTGATGCCGAATGAGGTCGAGCAGGCAGAGTATTTTTGGTATTTTGATTCGACCAAGGCCGAAGAAGAATTAGGTTTCGCACCACGCGATCCGCAGGAAACGCTGCAGGATACGATAAATTATTTGCGCGAGAACGTTCTCGGCGGCGGCGTATTCAAGTAA
- a CDS encoding tetratricopeptide repeat protein gives MSESSGFFTENRSRLLIVLALTISCFAVYGQVIGFDFINIDDRAYIYENKAVLSGLNSRSIWWAITAFYSGNWHPVTWLTHMLDVSLFGPNAGPMHVTNVVFHTIDAILAFLVFKKMTGRIWESSIVAFLFALHPAHVESVAWIAERRDVLSTFFWLLTMLAYFKYVEMKRLPDEDGGIFKMPVFWNALGLILFACALMSKAMPVTLPFVLLLCDYWALERLNRVRDLWPLVREKLPYFALTVASCVVTFYTQSTAGATVSLNVMSFGDRLTNVVLSYAKYIIMMFYPVNLGLWYPFDEKIDLLKVIGALALLVVITTFCWHQRKERRYLMMGWLWFLGTLVPVIGLVQIGMQSLADRYTYVPYFGLFVMLAWGIGDLVRHFKVNEKITAFVAITVMITLGILTFVQVSRWKNSETLYTHTLSFTSKNYFLMSNLCLYYINNTDKPTAERRCTELLEATPPSAETYNILGMLRTNIGKFDEAASLLERGLQMNPNWAILYLNYSVALSKQGKIEEAEKALLKAKSMNDGSISRQSAARACNDFAALAEKRGQIDKAKDFYYQATQLDPEFADAAANFKRINGGN, from the coding sequence ATGTCAGAAAGTTCCGGATTCTTTACTGAAAACAGATCGCGTCTTCTCATAGTTCTCGCTCTGACGATCTCTTGTTTCGCGGTCTATGGCCAGGTCATCGGTTTTGACTTCATCAATATCGACGATCGCGCATATATCTATGAGAATAAGGCTGTTCTCAGCGGTCTCAATTCGCGTTCCATCTGGTGGGCGATCACGGCCTTCTATTCAGGGAACTGGCATCCGGTCACTTGGCTGACGCATATGCTCGACGTTTCGCTCTTTGGCCCCAATGCCGGGCCAATGCACGTCACGAACGTGGTCTTTCACACAATTGACGCAATTCTCGCCTTCTTAGTCTTCAAAAAGATGACGGGAAGGATTTGGGAAAGTTCGATCGTTGCGTTCCTTTTCGCACTGCATCCCGCCCATGTCGAATCAGTGGCCTGGATCGCTGAACGCCGCGATGTATTGAGCACATTTTTCTGGCTGCTGACGATGTTGGCCTACTTTAAGTATGTCGAGATGAAAAGACTGCCCGATGAAGACGGCGGGATTTTCAAAATGCCCGTGTTTTGGAATGCCTTGGGGTTGATCCTGTTCGCGTGTGCCCTAATGTCGAAAGCGATGCCGGTTACGCTGCCGTTCGTGCTTCTACTCTGTGATTATTGGGCATTAGAGCGTCTGAACAGAGTGCGCGATCTATGGCCGCTCGTCAGGGAAAAGCTCCCGTACTTTGCGTTGACTGTTGCGTCTTGTGTCGTTACCTTTTACACGCAATCGACGGCCGGTGCTACAGTTTCGCTCAATGTGATGTCGTTCGGCGACCGTCTGACGAATGTTGTTCTATCATACGCCAAGTACATTATAATGATGTTCTACCCCGTGAATCTCGGCCTCTGGTACCCATTTGACGAAAAAATCGATCTGCTTAAGGTGATCGGGGCACTCGCTCTTTTGGTCGTGATAACTACGTTTTGCTGGCATCAACGGAAAGAACGCCGCTACCTGATGATGGGCTGGCTGTGGTTCCTTGGAACACTGGTTCCAGTCATCGGCCTGGTCCAGATCGGTATGCAGAGTCTGGCCGACCGATACACGTATGTGCCGTATTTCGGCCTGTTCGTGATGCTCGCATGGGGCATTGGTGACCTGGTAAGGCACTTCAAAGTGAACGAAAAAATAACAGCTTTTGTAGCTATAACGGTTATGATCACACTCGGGATTTTGACCTTCGTACAGGTCTCAAGATGGAAGAATAGCGAAACGCTCTACACGCACACGCTGTCATTCACGAGCAAGAATTACTTCCTGATGAGTAATCTGTGCCTGTATTACATCAACAACACTGACAAACCGACCGCTGAACGGCGCTGTACTGAACTTCTGGAAGCAACGCCGCCATCGGCCGAGACATATAATATTTTGGGGATGCTTCGTACGAACATTGGCAAGTTTGACGAAGCTGCATCGCTTTTAGAGCGCGGGTTACAAATGAACCCGAATTGGGCGATCCTATATTTGAATTATTCGGTCGCACTTTCAAAACAAGGCAAGATCGAGGAGGCCGAAAAGGCACTATTAAAAGCAAAGTCGATGAACGATGGCAGCATAAGCCGTCAGTCAGCCGCACGGGCCTGCAATGATTTTGCGGCGTTGGCCGAGAAAAGAGGCCAGATCGACAAAGCGAAGGACTTTTACTATCAGGCAACACAACTCGACCCTGAGTTTGCGGACGCCGCCGCAAATTTCAAAAGGATCAACGGTGGAAATTGA
- a CDS encoding class I SAM-dependent methyltransferase, which translates to MNEAADNKCRVCGEEVSPKLDRVSAGTGESFEILICSACGHGRTSPQPTDLDKYYSGYYGGRHGFTARFRAMSRARILNHCFNRIAGRSVLDVGCGDGDFMLAARGSGWVVVGTERSEQIGEITGLDVLPDLIAVQKVFGDASFDAITCWHTLEHFDDPAATLDEIGKLIKTDGVLLIAVPNFGGWQSRFFGRHWLHLDVPRHLSHFTSDSLDQLFSKHGFKVERSWHSEFEYDVLGWSQSGLNAIFPTPNAFFHLLSGKPTKIGSFSKIVNFALGSLFSAVSLPFVLFGSLARKGGTLVVKAVKVDNSTQI; encoded by the coding sequence ATGAACGAGGCGGCGGACAATAAATGTCGAGTTTGCGGCGAAGAGGTCTCGCCGAAGCTTGATCGCGTTTCGGCCGGGACCGGCGAATCGTTCGAGATCCTCATCTGCTCAGCTTGCGGCCACGGCCGGACCTCTCCGCAGCCCACGGATCTAGATAAATACTACTCCGGCTATTACGGAGGGCGGCACGGATTCACGGCACGATTTCGCGCCATGAGTAGGGCGAGGATCTTGAATCACTGTTTTAATCGGATCGCGGGTAGGTCTGTTTTGGATGTTGGCTGCGGTGACGGCGATTTTATGCTCGCGGCTCGTGGATCGGGATGGGTGGTCGTCGGCACTGAGCGAAGCGAACAGATCGGTGAAATAACGGGATTGGATGTTCTGCCCGATCTCATCGCCGTTCAGAAGGTCTTTGGCGATGCATCGTTCGACGCAATAACATGTTGGCACACGCTTGAACACTTCGACGATCCGGCGGCGACGCTCGACGAAATAGGTAAATTGATAAAGACTGACGGCGTTCTGCTCATCGCGGTTCCCAATTTTGGCGGCTGGCAATCGCGGTTTTTTGGCAGGCATTGGCTGCATCTCGACGTGCCTCGGCACCTGTCGCACTTCACTTCGGATTCGTTGGATCAGCTTTTTTCGAAACATGGATTCAAGGTGGAACGGTCTTGGCACAGCGAATTCGAATACGACGTTCTTGGCTGGTCGCAGAGCGGTTTGAATGCGATCTTTCCGACGCCGAATGCGTTTTTCCATCTGTTGTCAGGAAAACCGACAAAGATCGGTTCATTTTCTAAGATCGTCAATTTCGCACTCGGCAGTTTGTTTTCGGCAGTTTCGCTGCCGTTTGTTCTTTTCGGTTCACTTGCCCGAAAAGGCGGCACTTTGGTCGTCAAAGCCGTCAAGGTCGACAACAGCACACAGATTTGA
- a CDS encoding amino acid permease has translation MSEEKLERSLGRYDMTAIVINTIIGAGIFGLPAKVFAQIGSYSLLAFILCAVIVGLVVFCYAEVASRFSATGGPYLYAKEAFGSAVGFEVGWLYWVVRVATFAANCNLLVTYLGVFVPGANEGYLRVLFVTLIVAIIAVVNLIGIRESATVTNIFTFGKLLPLVIFVAIGAFFVSPANFTFDIVPEYSAFSSAVLLLIYAFVGFEASVVIAGETKDPGRSVPFGLIAGIGIVTVLYIAIQIVAIGTLPGLAASERPIADAAASFLGPFGAAFITVGVLLSIFGNLNVGVLSSTRLLFAMAEQRDLPSALDKTHSRFKTPYVSIILTSVVILVLTIQSSFLTAVAMATITRLLVYATTCVALPIFRRRADMPAAPFAVPFGVVASLLSIALIIWLLTNVDFAKEGLAILVAGAVGIVIFLANKYFGSRTENV, from the coding sequence ATGAGCGAAGAGAAACTAGAACGCAGCCTGGGCCGCTACGATATGACGGCCATCGTCATCAACACGATCATAGGCGCCGGCATCTTTGGGCTGCCCGCGAAGGTCTTTGCTCAGATCGGTTCATACTCGCTGCTGGCCTTTATTCTGTGTGCGGTGATCGTCGGGCTCGTGGTGTTTTGCTACGCTGAGGTCGCAAGCCGCTTTAGTGCGACCGGCGGGCCTTATCTTTACGCGAAAGAGGCGTTCGGCAGCGCGGTCGGGTTTGAGGTCGGATGGCTCTATTGGGTCGTGCGCGTAGCGACATTTGCTGCCAATTGTAACCTGCTCGTCACTTACCTCGGCGTCTTTGTGCCGGGGGCGAACGAAGGCTATTTGCGCGTCCTTTTTGTCACACTCATCGTTGCGATAATTGCTGTTGTCAACCTGATAGGTATTCGCGAATCCGCGACGGTGACGAATATCTTCACCTTCGGCAAGCTTTTGCCGCTGGTCATCTTTGTCGCCATAGGTGCGTTTTTTGTCTCTCCGGCGAACTTCACTTTCGACATTGTACCCGAGTATTCTGCCTTCTCAAGTGCAGTTTTGCTGTTGATCTACGCGTTCGTTGGCTTTGAGGCAAGCGTCGTCATCGCCGGCGAGACTAAGGATCCCGGACGCTCGGTTCCCTTCGGCCTCATCGCCGGCATCGGCATCGTAACGGTGCTCTATATCGCCATTCAGATCGTCGCTATCGGCACGCTGCCGGGCCTCGCGGCATCGGAACGGCCGATCGCTGACGCTGCGGCGAGCTTTCTCGGGCCGTTCGGCGCAGCATTTATTACAGTAGGCGTTCTGTTATCGATATTCGGCAATCTGAATGTCGGCGTGCTGAGTTCGACGAGGCTTTTATTTGCTATGGCCGAGCAACGCGACCTGCCCTCTGCACTGGACAAGACCCATTCTCGCTTCAAGACGCCATACGTTTCGATAATCCTGACCTCGGTCGTCATACTCGTGCTCACAATTCAGTCGTCATTCCTCACCGCAGTCGCGATGGCCACGATCACGAGGCTGTTGGTATACGCGACGACTTGCGTCGCGTTGCCGATATTTCGTCGGCGGGCCGATATGCCTGCGGCTCCGTTCGCCGTGCCGTTTGGGGTTGTCGCTTCGCTTCTGTCGATCGCGCTGATCATCTGGCTGCTCACGAATGTTGATTTTGCAAAAGAAGGCTTAGCCATACTCGTCGCCGGCGCAGTCGGCATCGTCATATTTCTTGCCAACAAGTACTTCGGTTCGCGAACAGAGAACGTATAA
- a CDS encoding serine hydrolase produces the protein MKRPIAAFFFVAAVCLSTFSAKAQMSGEILKPKSYKPPRIVADSGMSDVLNLTIESTINIFAAKGLKREDISATVIDMSDPLQYRSASFRGNDQMYTASVVKMFYMAALERQLEDGKIKMSPELERGLKDMIVDSSNDATGYILDVLSSTSSGAELPQKQFEAWQTKRNRVNRWFASMGYTNINVNQKTFCEDAYGIEQQSRKYKGENRNMLTTDATARLMAEIVSGNIVPKARTDAMMSLLRRDPFAKPGNSQAVNFVGKALIDEKLTDAKLWSKAGWTSKMRHDAAYIELADGSKFVLVVFTENHANEFDIIPNIAKVIITAMKK, from the coding sequence ATGAAACGACCAATTGCTGCGTTCTTTTTTGTTGCCGCTGTATGTTTATCGACGTTCTCGGCCAAGGCGCAGATGAGCGGCGAGATCTTAAAACCGAAGTCATACAAGCCGCCGCGGATTGTTGCCGATTCGGGAATGAGTGATGTCCTCAATTTAACGATCGAATCCACGATAAATATCTTCGCGGCCAAGGGGCTTAAGAGGGAAGATATCTCGGCAACGGTCATCGACATGTCGGATCCGCTGCAGTACAGGTCGGCGAGCTTTCGCGGTAACGATCAGATGTACACGGCGAGCGTGGTCAAGATGTTCTACATGGCGGCGCTTGAGCGGCAATTGGAAGACGGCAAGATCAAAATGTCGCCCGAGCTTGAGCGCGGCTTAAAAGACATGATCGTTGACTCGTCGAATGACGCGACGGGCTATATTCTCGACGTGCTCAGCTCAACGTCGAGCGGTGCCGAACTGCCGCAGAAGCAATTCGAGGCGTGGCAGACGAAACGCAACCGTGTCAACCGCTGGTTTGCCTCGATGGGCTACACGAATATCAATGTGAACCAAAAGACATTCTGTGAGGACGCCTACGGCATCGAGCAGCAGTCGCGTAAATACAAGGGCGAGAACCGCAACATGCTGACCACGGATGCGACCGCGCGACTGATGGCCGAGATCGTCTCGGGCAATATCGTTCCGAAGGCACGGACCGACGCGATGATGTCGCTGCTGAGACGCGATCCTTTTGCCAAGCCCGGCAACAGCCAGGCCGTGAACTTCGTAGGCAAAGCGCTTATCGACGAAAAGCTGACGGACGCCAAGCTCTGGTCAAAAGCGGGCTGGACCAGCAAAATGCGGCACGACGCAGCCTATATCGAGCTTGCTGACGGCTCAAAATTCGTCCTCGTCGTCTTCACCGAGAACCACGCCAACGAATTCGACATCATCCCCAACATCGCCAAGGTCATCATCACGGCGATGAAAAAATAG